From Blastopirellula marina, the proteins below share one genomic window:
- a CDS encoding DUF6088 family protein, protein MQLIFTLPSVRKTYTFFSDGIRQVMTIFRDEIQNLIHARGRGNVFTSKDFLDTCKWDVTDEALLRPMINGEIGRLGRGHYHYPRLNERRYLSLRPELDEIEKALAGEPA, encoded by the coding sequence ATGCAGCTAATATTCACGTTGCCATCCGTCAGGAAAACGTATACGTTTTTTTCTGACGGAATCAGGCAAGTCATGACAATCTTTCGAGACGAAATCCAAAATCTAATCCATGCTAGAGGTCGCGGTAACGTCTTTACTTCCAAGGACTTTCTCGATACATGCAAGTGGGACGTCACCGATGAAGCCCTCTTGCGTCCAATGATAAACGGCGAAATTGGGCGGTTGGGAAGAGGGCACTATCATTACCCTCGACTCAACGAGCGGCGGTATCTCTCCTTGAGGCCTGAATTAGACGAAATTGAGAAGGCCCTAGCCGGGGAGCCCGCATGA
- a CDS encoding plasmid mobilization protein, which translates to MARPKKHANEKRSERYNLRFTLAEVEHLRQQADAAGLDVADYLRRRCLGHQIIAAPERRIKYALIGEVNQLGRQISALGNVTNQVALYLHTDRQVRPDWEVLPTEIKQSQKQLATVLEKLVMSLD; encoded by the coding sequence ATGGCGCGACCTAAGAAGCACGCAAACGAGAAGCGAAGCGAACGTTACAACCTTCGCTTCACTCTCGCAGAAGTCGAACATCTCCGCCAGCAGGCTGACGCGGCGGGCTTGGATGTTGCCGACTATCTGCGTCGTCGCTGTTTAGGGCACCAGATCATTGCCGCCCCAGAACGCCGGATCAAGTACGCGTTGATCGGCGAGGTAAATCAACTTGGACGGCAGATTTCCGCCCTCGGAAATGTCACGAACCAGGTTGCCCTTTATTTGCATACGGATCGTCAAGTTCGTCCGGACTGGGAAGTCCTTCCTACGGAGATCAAGCAGTCTCAGAAGCAACTAGCAACCGTCCTCGAAAAGCTGGTGATGTCCCTTGATTGA
- the repC gene encoding plasmid replication protein RepC, whose protein sequence is MRPTTGQFRSGGGRVSSPQYRQSLQFCEDFQGLEEDVNRYDLLLLVKKVGKLAGFTPRTIQLLDYYLAYTRDQDWRAESRPIVYQSLSRTALDLGVSERQIQKLEQQLFKAGAISWHDCGGHKRYGQRDPRTGAIIYAYGVDLTPLAYLRAELEDKLQQKQVYDRAWMETKRQISWYRRQIRAMLLELEREEGSCPLELAQWERSYETIAIQIRTHLSLETLRDLLGDHKQLHSQVAAILPQPQEQDSTAKTSLGSVPKTCKSSSKGDPQFAHYKSTTQQSSDKSDTDSPADKGFQESVAERLVRSTGIEKNETGGREGRLDRGAIIEATGLQHISLKQVLLAASDRFRERLPLEPRAMSWSDVVEAAYRLKPELNVNQRSWSEACHLLGRNGAAICLLLTDRATMREDVPVLKPAGYFRAMVKRAKDAELRLHSSILGRVESPRLPEV, encoded by the coding sequence ATGCGTCCAACCACAGGACAATTTAGAAGTGGAGGAGGGCGTGTCTCTTCTCCTCAATATCGCCAATCTCTACAGTTCTGCGAAGACTTTCAGGGACTGGAAGAAGATGTCAACCGTTACGACCTTTTGTTGCTCGTCAAGAAAGTAGGGAAGTTAGCCGGTTTTACGCCCCGAACAATTCAGCTTCTCGATTACTATCTAGCATATACTCGCGATCAGGACTGGCGCGCGGAAAGTCGTCCGATTGTCTACCAATCCCTTTCGAGGACAGCACTCGACCTAGGAGTTTCCGAACGACAGATCCAGAAGCTTGAGCAGCAGCTCTTCAAGGCGGGAGCAATCAGTTGGCACGATTGCGGGGGACATAAACGCTATGGGCAACGCGATCCGCGAACCGGGGCGATCATCTACGCCTATGGCGTCGACCTAACGCCGTTGGCCTATCTTCGAGCAGAATTGGAGGACAAGCTTCAGCAAAAGCAAGTGTACGACCGTGCCTGGATGGAGACGAAACGTCAGATCTCCTGGTATCGACGACAGATCCGAGCCATGCTGCTGGAACTTGAGCGGGAGGAGGGGAGTTGTCCTTTGGAACTTGCTCAATGGGAGCGTTCTTACGAGACAATCGCCATCCAGATACGAACGCACCTGTCACTGGAAACACTTCGCGACCTTCTTGGAGATCACAAGCAACTTCATTCCCAGGTGGCAGCAATATTGCCTCAGCCCCAGGAACAGGATTCAACGGCCAAAACCAGCTTGGGATCGGTCCCGAAAACATGCAAAAGTTCATCCAAGGGCGACCCCCAGTTCGCCCACTACAAATCTACCACTCAGCAATCATCTGATAAATCAGATACAGATAGTCCTGCGGACAAAGGCTTCCAGGAAAGCGTAGCCGAACGTCTGGTGCGGTCTACAGGCATCGAAAAGAATGAAACCGGGGGCAGGGAAGGGCGGTTAGATCGCGGAGCGATCATCGAAGCAACCGGGCTTCAGCATATTTCACTCAAGCAGGTCCTTCTTGCCGCGAGTGACCGTTTTCGGGAACGGTTGCCATTGGAACCGAGGGCCATGAGTTGGTCAGATGTCGTCGAGGCGGCTTACCGGCTGAAGCCGGAGTTGAACGTCAACCAACGCAGTTGGTCGGAAGCTTGTCACCTTTTGGGACGGAACGGGGCGGCGATATGCTTGCTGTTGACCGATCGAGCGACCATGCGTGAAGACGTGCCCGTTCTCAAACCGGCTGGGTATTTTCGGGCAATGGTGAAAAGGGCCAAAGATGCCGAGCTTAGGCTCCACAGTTCGATTTTGGGTCGAGTTGAGAGCCCACGTTTGCCAGAGGTTTAG
- a CDS encoding N-6 DNA methylase, producing the protein MLWHVPSEMAKEQLFIAGSRKVLDHIETAGEKAGLGRGEAFSDFLTFVRCSLSGGTAEEEYLKTVAKGYAKGKKGQRGIDAIVRAFATLVNVMEETGQDVLGDIFQGAISYGEHSLYLTPDAVTFLMAELTVDADDSQERKSVCDPACGSGRFLLAIGKKYPRWDYTGQDIDPRCTAMTSINMGLNGLYGWAVTQNSLSLEVSRVFKIGFHLRGGVIREVPVAQSPFNYAASGQKPPSKPTINDPPEPPNGTTQLDLF; encoded by the coding sequence GTGCTGTGGCATGTTCCTTCCGAGATGGCCAAGGAACAGTTATTTATTGCAGGCAGCCGAAAGGTTCTCGACCACATTGAGACAGCGGGCGAAAAAGCGGGGCTCGGACGCGGGGAAGCGTTTTCCGACTTCCTAACATTCGTTCGATGCAGCCTATCGGGAGGCACCGCCGAGGAAGAATATCTCAAGACGGTCGCCAAAGGATATGCCAAGGGCAAGAAAGGACAACGCGGAATCGACGCGATTGTGCGCGCCTTTGCCACGCTTGTGAACGTCATGGAAGAGACCGGCCAGGACGTTTTGGGAGATATTTTCCAGGGGGCCATTTCTTACGGGGAGCACTCATTGTACTTAACTCCAGACGCCGTAACTTTTCTCATGGCGGAATTGACCGTTGATGCGGATGATTCCCAAGAACGAAAAAGTGTCTGCGATCCGGCCTGCGGCTCGGGGCGGTTTCTTTTGGCGATAGGAAAGAAATATCCTCGCTGGGATTATACGGGTCAAGATATCGATCCCAGATGCACGGCCATGACGAGCATCAACATGGGCCTCAATGGCTTGTACGGTTGGGCTGTTACGCAAAATTCCTTAAGCCTGGAGGTGAGTCGTGTTTTCAAAATCGGGTTTCACCTTCGCGGCGGCGTGATCAGGGAGGTTCCTGTGGCTCAGTCCCCTTTCAACTACGCTGCCTCCGGTCAAAAACCTCCCTCAAAGCCAACAATCAATGATCCTCCGGAACCACCGAATGGCACGACCCAGCTTGACTTGTTCTGA
- a CDS encoding YhcG family protein: MKKGPKPKKKTKSGLVPSSPKVVPAQADFDAVLELIDAARTKAVATVNTTLIELYWSIGEFIQGKIADDGWGKGTVETLAEHIRRKQPNVRGYSASNLWRMMQFFETYQDQPKLAPLVRELPWTHNLLIMSRCKRDDEREFYLRLATREKWGKRELQRQLSGALFERVALSPPKLAPAVREIHPEAASIFKDSYLVEFLDLPSAHSEADLEHALVEKLKQFLIELGRDFCFIGSQYTVQVGGRDFAIDLLFFNRALNCLVAFELKIEEFQPEHLGKLEFYLEALDRDVKKPHERPSIGVLLCATKDHEVVEYALSRAASPALVSEYQTCLPDKKLLQAKLHEFYELAQEQAAPSATPSKGRKK, translated from the coding sequence ATGAAGAAAGGCCCGAAACCAAAGAAGAAGACCAAGAGTGGCCTCGTCCCATCGTCTCCGAAGGTAGTACCCGCCCAGGCAGATTTCGATGCCGTTCTGGAACTGATCGACGCCGCCCGGACGAAAGCTGTCGCGACCGTCAATACGACGCTGATCGAGCTTTATTGGAGCATCGGCGAGTTCATTCAGGGGAAGATCGCCGACGACGGTTGGGGAAAAGGAACGGTCGAGACCCTGGCCGAGCACATTCGCCGGAAACAGCCCAACGTTCGTGGCTACTCGGCCAGCAATCTCTGGCGGATGATGCAATTTTTCGAGACCTACCAGGACCAGCCAAAACTCGCACCACTGGTGCGAGAATTACCCTGGACCCACAACCTGCTCATCATGAGCAGGTGCAAGCGGGACGATGAACGCGAGTTCTACCTGCGGCTCGCAACCCGTGAAAAATGGGGCAAGAGGGAACTTCAGCGACAACTCAGTGGGGCACTCTTCGAGCGGGTTGCTCTCTCACCACCAAAACTCGCACCGGCGGTGCGAGAAATTCATCCCGAGGCGGCGTCCATCTTCAAGGACAGCTACCTCGTCGAGTTCCTGGACCTGCCGTCCGCCCACTCCGAGGCGGATCTTGAACATGCCTTGGTCGAGAAGCTCAAGCAGTTCCTGATCGAATTGGGTCGGGATTTCTGCTTCATCGGGAGCCAGTACACGGTTCAAGTCGGCGGGCGCGACTTTGCCATCGATCTACTGTTCTTCAACCGGGCGCTCAACTGCCTGGTCGCCTTCGAATTGAAGATCGAGGAATTCCAGCCGGAGCACCTGGGCAAGCTGGAATTCTATCTGGAGGCCCTCGACCGCGACGTGAAGAAGCCGCACGAGCGGCCTTCGATTGGCGTGCTACTCTGTGCCACGAAGGACCACGAAGTCGTGGAATACGCCCTCTCGCGGGCCGCATCACCCGCCTTGGTTTCGGAATATCAGACCTGCCTGCCGGATAAGAAGCTGCTGCAAGCCAAACTCCACGAGTTCTATGAACTGGCTCAGGAACAGGCAGCACCATCGGCCACGCCATCCAAAGGGCGTAAGAAATAA
- a CDS encoding tetratricopeptide repeat protein produces MGCEVQKNGRGGQRQNGVDVFVHTQQGSWIGIQCKGKDNYQDKKVTRAELRREVKAADNFRPKLSEYILATTARRDGGIQEFARILTVERGKKGLFPVRVRSWDDIRDLLDSHPEVVSEVYKGAPFVQDVPILVNHLVHLLGLDAPRGDANHQDLPNSKAIAIRDAISALGTKRHGDHDQLLEDIGPESTGKLMGGKQRRQKARRPRVTKRGVTPTILSPERTRLLALIATTPRPFSVEDLKRIFPHIDWKEDIRYFRRKQLLKTENGKLSVPKGIRQSIMPKKTDEDVYLKEWINVLEPLKAHPDTAIFLAMQQVKSGLVVEAVETLVEMAETLFPGPWNEICLSWLLEADRPEFTSRLSQEQRVHYLNAVALCYSRSRQFTKAVSWFVKMRRFSKRVGHNWGVGQSYHNCGIAYLEAGDLKNAATNFQKSIDHVRETGDKFLLGRSLYELAMTLSSSSYEKAEQLFSESEQVKRDNGDDDGLLGIYHGRATLAVQRGDFKDALDWFRKAEQSAQKVGHFHAVALETYNIGKTFADLGDLEQSLSYAQRAKELAEKDEFPDVLLLSVGGEALAYHHLGWHDKAEAAFRQLFELHSEEGKHREAVIALHDAGAALASQRKYNDARKTLAKASKLAAQFKIREWLYQSQADIALTHSMEGNDTKALSVLRSKAQHAESCGENWVATKLWIDVIELLLKCDASHTRIKSAVDRALGAAEVLDDKSSLQAKIYANWYWLCWQRQEYDDSLRALEDMLAAARRSKDNELIGRAEDQLGVCLQQLGRFDEAVSKHRRARSAAVRAGNQELVEAISSNLGSALRNVGRHAKAREAYDEAERIALGRGDIEAAIGIAHNRALSWQAQDELDQAENDFRECRDKARRRGFHGEYVRALHALANVSWQRGNVREAVKRYQRALDAAEKFLDSERHRICINYAVALRHKNEEEKAVAVLESASVDFQGLPDAHVYHSLLGDLYEDVGNLDLAAKQWKLAQLNAMRTRDESAIATSASLLAAFEGEAGRLEEADRNCQLALGHESIPELRLPLLVQRLGVVLELDDEALINEVLEEIQILAIETKTDDDLIDALTMLGEYNWEKKLEDDSIKSFILAMSRCPQTDFERFVEIGSIAASKLASLWNDGPERSSALLNSTMDWLVEEQGCKQTAILLWPFAVGERVAKDISTSDFQAVDELQISEKIFGIVMEEVLAVCGK; encoded by the coding sequence GTGGGCTGTGAAGTTCAGAAGAACGGTCGTGGCGGTCAAAGGCAGAACGGCGTTGATGTCTTCGTGCATACCCAGCAGGGAAGTTGGATCGGGATACAGTGCAAAGGTAAGGATAACTATCAAGACAAAAAGGTGACTCGGGCTGAGTTGAGGCGTGAAGTCAAGGCTGCGGATAATTTTAGGCCAAAGTTGTCTGAGTATATTTTGGCGACTACCGCTCGTCGTGATGGCGGGATACAAGAATTCGCCAGAATACTGACAGTTGAACGGGGCAAAAAGGGACTGTTTCCCGTAAGAGTACGCAGTTGGGATGATATTCGTGATCTGTTGGACAGTCACCCAGAGGTTGTTAGTGAGGTCTATAAAGGAGCCCCGTTTGTTCAAGATGTGCCAATATTAGTCAATCATCTAGTCCATCTGCTCGGATTGGATGCCCCGCGCGGGGACGCTAATCATCAGGATTTACCAAATAGCAAAGCGATTGCGATTCGTGATGCAATTTCTGCCCTGGGAACAAAACGACATGGCGATCACGATCAATTGCTTGAGGATATTGGCCCAGAATCAACAGGCAAGCTTATGGGAGGAAAGCAGAGGCGTCAGAAAGCAAGACGCCCAAGAGTTACAAAAAGGGGTGTAACTCCAACAATACTTTCGCCGGAGCGTACAAGATTGTTGGCCCTTATTGCAACAACTCCCAGGCCTTTTTCAGTCGAGGATTTAAAACGCATCTTTCCCCACATCGATTGGAAAGAGGACATTCGATATTTTCGTCGCAAGCAATTGCTAAAGACGGAGAATGGCAAGCTCTCGGTTCCAAAGGGAATTCGGCAATCGATCATGCCAAAAAAGACCGACGAGGATGTCTACCTCAAAGAGTGGATCAATGTCCTGGAACCGCTGAAAGCGCATCCCGATACCGCTATTTTTCTGGCGATGCAACAAGTGAAATCCGGGCTAGTCGTTGAGGCGGTTGAAACTCTCGTGGAAATGGCAGAAACACTCTTTCCTGGCCCTTGGAATGAAATATGCCTTTCTTGGTTGTTGGAAGCTGATCGACCAGAGTTCACTTCGCGATTGTCGCAAGAGCAGCGTGTCCACTATTTAAACGCCGTCGCACTATGTTATTCACGTTCCAGGCAATTTACGAAAGCAGTGTCATGGTTCGTAAAAATGAGAAGGTTCAGCAAACGAGTTGGTCACAATTGGGGAGTTGGGCAGTCCTACCACAACTGCGGTATTGCGTATCTCGAAGCGGGAGATTTGAAGAACGCAGCAACTAACTTTCAAAAATCGATTGATCACGTAAGGGAGACCGGCGATAAGTTCCTATTAGGGCGATCTCTCTATGAACTGGCAATGACGTTATCCAGTTCCTCATACGAAAAAGCGGAACAATTGTTTTCCGAAAGTGAGCAAGTCAAACGAGATAACGGTGATGACGATGGCCTCTTGGGAATTTATCACGGGCGTGCGACTCTGGCCGTACAGCGAGGTGATTTTAAAGACGCATTGGATTGGTTTCGCAAAGCGGAACAATCGGCTCAAAAGGTCGGCCATTTTCACGCCGTCGCTCTAGAAACATACAATATTGGCAAGACTTTCGCAGACCTTGGTGATCTTGAACAGTCGTTAAGTTACGCTCAGCGGGCCAAAGAGTTAGCAGAAAAAGATGAGTTTCCTGATGTTCTCCTGCTTTCAGTAGGGGGAGAGGCGTTGGCATATCATCACTTGGGATGGCATGACAAAGCCGAGGCTGCGTTCCGTCAACTTTTCGAATTGCATTCCGAGGAAGGAAAACATCGAGAAGCGGTCATCGCCTTACACGATGCTGGAGCTGCATTGGCGAGTCAAAGGAAGTACAACGACGCTCGCAAGACTCTTGCCAAAGCTTCCAAGCTGGCCGCTCAGTTTAAAATCCGGGAATGGCTTTACCAATCTCAAGCCGACATCGCCCTCACTCATTCGATGGAGGGTAACGACACAAAAGCATTATCCGTACTTCGCTCGAAGGCGCAACATGCTGAAAGTTGTGGAGAGAATTGGGTTGCCACGAAGCTCTGGATTGACGTCATTGAATTACTGCTCAAGTGTGATGCATCGCATACCCGGATTAAATCAGCTGTAGATCGTGCTTTGGGGGCGGCAGAGGTTCTGGATGATAAATCATCGCTTCAAGCCAAAATCTACGCCAATTGGTATTGGTTGTGTTGGCAACGACAAGAGTACGACGATAGTTTGCGAGCACTTGAAGACATGTTAGCTGCTGCTCGACGTTCGAAGGACAACGAGTTAATCGGTCGCGCAGAGGACCAACTCGGCGTGTGTCTCCAGCAATTGGGAAGATTTGACGAAGCCGTTTCAAAGCATCGTCGTGCGCGAAGTGCCGCCGTTCGTGCAGGAAATCAGGAACTTGTTGAAGCGATATCGAGCAATTTGGGAAGTGCCCTGCGAAATGTAGGACGCCATGCGAAGGCTCGTGAAGCATACGACGAAGCAGAAAGGATCGCGCTCGGACGTGGTGATATCGAAGCGGCAATTGGGATTGCACACAATCGGGCACTTTCGTGGCAAGCACAAGATGAGCTTGATCAGGCAGAGAATGATTTCAGGGAGTGTCGCGATAAAGCGCGACGTAGAGGATTCCATGGGGAGTATGTACGCGCACTCCATGCGTTGGCGAATGTTTCATGGCAGCGAGGCAACGTTCGTGAAGCAGTGAAAAGATATCAGCGCGCCTTGGATGCTGCTGAAAAGTTCCTAGATTCCGAACGGCATCGCATATGTATCAACTACGCCGTAGCGCTTCGCCACAAAAATGAGGAGGAAAAAGCGGTTGCTGTGCTGGAATCGGCAAGTGTGGATTTTCAGGGATTGCCTGATGCTCACGTCTACCATTCATTACTCGGAGATCTCTACGAGGATGTTGGCAATTTGGATTTAGCTGCCAAGCAGTGGAAGCTGGCTCAACTGAATGCCATGCGAACCAGGGACGAGAGTGCCATTGCGACAAGTGCCAGTTTGTTGGCTGCATTTGAGGGAGAGGCGGGACGACTGGAGGAGGCTGACCGCAATTGTCAGTTGGCTCTAGGGCACGAGAGTATTCCTGAATTGAGACTTCCCCTCCTCGTTCAGCGACTGGGTGTCGTGTTGGAACTTGATGATGAAGCCTTGATAAACGAAGTGCTTGAAGAAATTCAGATCTTAGCAATTGAAACAAAGACGGACGATGATTTGATCGATGCCCTGACCATGCTGGGAGAATACAACTGGGAGAAAAAGCTTGAAGATGATTCGATCAAGTCTTTTATTCTAGCTATGTCGCGTTGTCCCCAAACGGACTTCGAGCGGTTTGTCGAAATCGGGTCGATCGCAGCCAGCAAATTGGCAAGCCTTTGGAACGATGGTCCTGAACGGAGTTCCGCACTGCTGAATTCCACAATGGATTGGCTTGTAGAAGAGCAGGGGTGTAAACAAACGGCGATATTATTGTGGCCTTTTGCGGTCGGTGAGCGAGTTGCTAAGGATATTTCCACGTCAGACTTTCAAGCTGTAGATGAGTTGCAGATCAGTGAGAAGATTTTCGGAATTGTGATGGAAGAAGTCTTGGCTGTATGCGGAAAATGA
- a CDS encoding relaxase/mobilization nuclease domain-containing protein: MIDRVHTKYGQSFKGCATYLLHDKNATTRQRVAWTSTRNLATKNPDAAWRVMAVTAKDQDRLKREAGIRPGGKPGKGPVLHLTLSWHAEEAKDLSKEEMLRAAYGAIRAVRLDDRQTLIVCHDDEPQPHVHILVNRVSPEDGRLPKDFNDYRKLSRWAKKYEKERGKIYCDQRVINEKARERGEYVKAEGNKTRHLVEMQQAVNDNDAKKQLEEQHRQMAHAIKERERQQQQRHTKQWAELEVGHRQRVAEIRERAKHAIGQELMQIRNRYRPRWGELYYQQQAEIRHFELEEERAIGWMRNVIRSIDFRSFIGLASRDDGRVKTISQAFELIVSTGARRKALERQHALQDKELEKQQKAEERSIVERMRAFQNRQLLVNRQRFQRDRNDLLLIRDLEKARIRADWLEKGRQMRRELYRLKQLECERNGPENDRNVRHMEQPRTNPSDLLPKEGADQAAKQIDEYRDRFQDRRERGRFHERDDDRDR; this comes from the coding sequence TTGATTGATCGCGTTCACACTAAGTATGGACAGAGTTTCAAGGGGTGTGCCACCTACCTATTGCATGATAAGAATGCCACGACACGGCAACGTGTCGCCTGGACATCAACACGCAACCTGGCGACCAAAAACCCAGACGCTGCGTGGCGTGTTATGGCGGTTACCGCCAAAGACCAGGACCGGCTAAAACGCGAAGCGGGCATCCGCCCTGGCGGCAAGCCAGGAAAAGGCCCGGTGCTCCACCTAACGCTTTCTTGGCATGCCGAAGAGGCGAAAGACCTGTCGAAAGAAGAAATGCTTCGCGCGGCATACGGTGCAATCAGGGCCGTCAGACTTGACGACCGGCAGACCCTTATCGTCTGCCACGATGACGAACCGCAGCCACACGTTCATATCCTCGTGAACCGCGTTTCACCTGAAGACGGAAGATTGCCGAAGGACTTCAATGACTACCGAAAACTCTCGCGTTGGGCCAAGAAGTACGAGAAAGAGCGCGGCAAGATCTACTGCGATCAGCGGGTAATCAATGAGAAAGCCCGAGAACGCGGTGAGTATGTCAAAGCAGAAGGTAACAAAACGAGACATCTCGTCGAAATGCAGCAAGCAGTCAACGACAACGATGCGAAGAAACAGCTAGAAGAGCAACACCGCCAGATGGCCCATGCCATCAAAGAAAGAGAGCGTCAGCAACAGCAAAGGCATACTAAACAGTGGGCCGAACTAGAAGTCGGCCACCGGCAGCGAGTCGCGGAAATCCGCGAGCGTGCAAAGCACGCAATTGGGCAGGAACTCATGCAGATTCGTAATCGTTATCGCCCCCGTTGGGGCGAACTCTATTACCAGCAACAGGCTGAGATTCGGCATTTTGAATTGGAAGAAGAACGAGCGATTGGCTGGATGCGGAACGTCATTCGCTCAATCGATTTTCGGAGCTTCATTGGCCTAGCGAGTCGTGATGATGGACGAGTGAAGACAATTTCCCAAGCGTTTGAACTCATCGTAAGCACCGGTGCTCGGCGAAAAGCGTTAGAGCGTCAGCACGCGTTACAGGATAAAGAACTTGAGAAACAACAGAAGGCGGAAGAGCGTTCGATAGTCGAACGGATGAGAGCATTTCAGAATCGCCAGTTGCTCGTAAATCGTCAGCGATTTCAGCGAGATCGAAATGATTTGTTGCTCATCCGAGATCTTGAAAAAGCCCGTATTCGCGCCGACTGGCTGGAGAAAGGCCGTCAGATGCGGCGTGAATTATATCGACTAAAGCAGTTGGAATGTGAGCGGAATGGACCAGAGAATGATCGGAACGTTCGGCATATGGAACAGCCTCGGACAAATCCGAGTGATTTATTGCCGAAGGAAGGAGCCGATCAGGCTGCGAAACAAATCGATGAATACCGCGATCGATTTCAAGATCGACGGGAACGGGGCCGTTTTCATGAGCGTGACGACGACCGTGATCGGTAA